The following DNA comes from Rhipicephalus microplus isolate Deutch F79 chromosome 6, USDA_Rmic, whole genome shotgun sequence.
GTTCGGGAGGCTTTTGAATTCTTGTGCTTCGTCGCGATTCAGGTGGCGCGACGTTTTCTTGGGAGCTGGCGTCAGGCGCCTGTGGTGATGGCAGTTCCTTCACGCTGGCTCGGTCAGGTGACGGAAGTCGTTGCTCTGGTGCAGGCCCGTCCGGCGGCGATGCGGTGTCGCTGTCGCTTTGTGACGAAGTGGAACCCGGCTGTGCCATGCAGGGTTGCTCAGGAACCCACACGCTTCTGGGAAGAGGAGCAAGGCATGTGTTAGGAACAATATCGTCCACATGCAGAAAGCGCTCGTGGTCTTCGATTCGGACTATGTATGTTCCTTTGCTAACTCGTCGCACAACTGTTCCTTCCAACCAACGTGGATCACTCGGTCAGTTTCCTCGCACACGAACGTTGTCGCCAACCTCGAACTCCCTCCATAAAGTATGGGTTTTCTGACCCTGTCTTCGAGCTATTTTTGCTTCGgcacgtttcgctagctccggaTGCAAGATGCTCAGCCTCGTGCGTGGCCTCCATGAGAGAAACAGTTCGGCCGGCGTCTTACCGGTCATCAAACACGGTGTGTTTCGGTAGGTGAACAGGAACGTGTCTACCCGATGTTGCATCGTCCGAGTCACACCCGTGTTCTGCTCGTCCCGTAGCTCTTTGATGAAGCTTCGCTTGACAGTCTGGACAAGCCTCTCCGCCGTGCCATTTGTAGATGGGTGGTAAGGTGGTGTCTAGGTGTGCTGCACTGCATTAGAGTTGAGAAAATTTGTGAATTCAGCAGACAGAAATTGCGGCCCATTGTCAGTCACAATTCTCTCGGGAAGCCCAAATGCAGCAAAAACAGTGCGGAGTTTTTCAACTGTCGCCTGTGCTGTAGTGGACTTCATGTGCAGAACATCCACCCACTTGTAGTGCGCATCGACAAGCACTAAAAACCAGTCGTTCTTGTAGTAGGCAAAATCCAGGTGAACTCTCTGCCACCTGCGAGTTGGCCATCCCCACGATAACATCTGCACGTGGGGCGCAGAGTTCTGCGTTAGTTGGCAAGTTGAACAACCTCTTACAGTTTCTTCAATGCGGTCGCACAACTTTGGCCACCACATATGGCTTCTTGATAGCATTCTCATGCGAGTGATGCCTGGTTGCCCTTCATGCAAAAGCGATAAGACTTCAGATTGTACCGCTTCAGGTATAACAACCCGAGTTCCCCATGTTATGCAACCACAGTCTACCGACAGTTCGTCTTTCCGCGAGAAGAATGGGGCTACGTTGTCTTCTGACACGTACGATGGCCATCCATTCAAAACATACATCAGCACCTTAGACAAAACTGGGTCTTTTTGGGTTTCGTCACTGATCCTTTTCGTAGATAGTGGTACGGCTTCTACTGCTGAAAAGAAGTGAACGTAGTCGCTTTCGTCAGTGTCGTTCGGAAGCGGTAATCGCGATAACGCGTCCGCGTTTGCTACTTGGGCTCCCTTTCTGTACACTCATTTGTAGCGATATGCAGCTAGCACTAGCATCCAGCGCTGCATGCGTGCTGCTGCCATTTCCTGAATTGGCTTTGTTTGCCCCAGCAGTCCCTCCAGGGAAAGGTGATCGGAATAAATGGTGAATTCATGGCCGTAAAGATACTTGTGAAACCGTTTGATTCCGAAAATCCCAGCCAACGTTTCCTTTTCTATGTGTGCGTAGCCACTTTCGGCCTTGCTCAAAGTGCGTGACGCATAAGCTATCGGCCTTTCTTCCCCGTTCACGACATgaaacaacactgcgccaactcgtAAGCAGAGGCGTTGCAGACTAATCCAAGAGGCTTCTTTGGGTCATAGAATGTTAGCACGCTCGCTTGCGTAAGGATGCTCTTACTCTCCGCgaaggctttttcttcttttgcggaCCAGACCCACTTCTTATCCTTCTGAAGCAGTGCATACAAAGGCTTTAGCCGCGAAGACATGTTTGGCATGAAGTTGGAGTAAAAAGTTATCATGCCGAGGTACGCTTTAAGCTCACTGATGTTCTTAGGTGTGGGTGCTTCCCTTATGGCTTCAACTTTCTCGACGCACGGGTGCACACCATTTTCGTCAATGATACGCCCAAGATACTTGACAGAATtcaaaaaaaacttgcattttttctttctcacttttACGCCGTGGTCCCTTAAAACCTGCAGGACTGCTTCCACCCGGGCCAGGCATTCGGTATGCGATGCTCCCGTGatgaggacgtcgtcgaggtagcataccaCTCCCGGTAGTCCTTTCAACAGCTCGTTCATGATTGCctggaaaactgcaggtgcacttGAGATTCCGTACGACATTCGAACATACTGGAACAACCCCATGTGAGAGTTTATAGTCAGCAAGGGTCGCGAGTCAGGGTGCACCTCGATTTGCTGATATGCCGTCGAAAGGTCCAGGTTGGTGAAAACCTTGCCCCCAGCCAGTGTCGTGAACAAATCTTCCACCGCGGGCAGTGGGTAATGGTCGGTCTTCACACATGGATTCACCGTCAATTTATAGTCTCCACACAATCGTACTGTGCCGTCTGGCTTGTGAACAGCTACCAGCGGCGTGGCCCAGTCGCTGCGAGTTACGGGCACCAGTACGCCCTCTttttgcaagttgcctagctcATGCTCGACAGGTTCACGAATGGCATACGGCACAGACCGCGCCTTGCAAAAGACTGGCATGCTTCCTTCCTTAAGCGCCAGTTTTGCTTGGTAACCCTTTATCAACCCTAAACCAGGTGAAAAAACGCTGGCATACCTTGACAGGATGCTGTCGACACACGGTTGTGCGCGCACCTCGTGAATGCTGTTTAGGTCCATTCCGAGGTTCGCAATCCAGTCGCGGCCTAGAAGTGCTGGCTTCTCTCCTGGTACCACGATGATTGGCAGGATTTTCCGCTGTCCCTTATAATTGGCCAAAACCTCCGTTTGGCCTTTCACTTGTAGCTTCGCTCCGCCGTAAGTCTTGAGCTTCATCTCGCACTTCGCAATCTTCGGCGGCTGCTTTAGCTGCCGGTAAACGCATTCCGGAACGAGTGATACGGCTGCGCCCGTATCTACTTGCGTCTTCACAAGCTGGCCGGCTATCTGTACTTCAACTTCATATGGTTGTTCCGTGCCCACCAGATACACACCGTGCAGCAGCAGCTCTGTGCCTTCGCTCGCTTCGTCACTCACGTTGTGGACGGTGccaggcgccggttgcttgcgtCTGCACATGCACGCCAAATGTCCCACGCGCTTGCAAAGATGGCATTTGAATTTACGATAACGGCAGCAACGGGCGTCATGCTCTTGACCGCATCGATAGTAGCTTTGCATTGAACTGTTCTTCGGCTTGCTGGCAAACTCCGGTTTCTTCCCCGTCTTCTTTAGAGCGTGAATGTCGGCATCCGTATTCGCAGTTGGTCGGAATCCCCTCGACTCCCGCTCCGCTAGCTCAACGCTCTTAGCAAAAACGCAGGCCGATTCGAACGTCAGTTCCTTCCTCTTCAGTAAACCCATCTGAATGGTGGAATTCTGTAACCCAGCGACGAACCGGTCCCGTAAAGCGTCGTCGAGAAACGTACCATAGTTGCACTTGGCTGCCATGTGCTTCAGCGTGACTGCAAATGCCGCGTCGGACTCCCCTTCTCCTTGGTACCTCCTGTTGAATTTGAAACGCTCCGCAATGACTCGACTTGAAGGCTCGTAGTGGCCACTCAGCACATTCACCAAGTCCTCGAACGTCTTCTCTTCAGGTTTTGCAGGTAGAAGAAGGTCCTTGAGCGTCTTGTACGCTTTCTTTCCTATGGTAGAGATAAAGGCTGACTTTTTAAGTTCTTCGTCTTGTACGCCGGCTACTTTGCAATAGTGCCCAAACCGTTCTACATACGATGCGAAATCTTCGTCTCCTTCTTCTATGAAGGCGTCAAATTCCCACATCTTCGCCATACCTTGCCTTTCGCCTTCCAGCTGTCGTTGCTCACAGGATTCGCCCCGTCGTTCGGTGCAGCCTATCCCATTCTCGTCGCCATCTGTTGTAGCCGGCGAGCAAGGCGACGCTGGAGTCAGTTGGTGGCGAAGGTTTAATGTGATAAGCAAGCGGCTCGCATGCCAATATAAGTACAGGCACATGACGTAGCCTGTGACGTCAGTACGCCACGTCATACGTTGGCTACTACAAGAAGCACCGTGGCtctttaactgatcttatttCTGGAAACTGCCTATTCTTACATTTATTAAGCATCACACCACTGTTCAAGTGAATTCCGAAGCGcacgccaaggtcaagtatgacgtacacataTAGCGATGAACAAgtcggtctccctccaaataaatagtGCCTCTTGACATCTCTTTCACGAATGTCGGCGTGCAGtaggggtcaagaaatggtgcagaaccaACCTCCAAATATTTATTGTTGTTGCTAACAGTTGCTTTTTAGAAAACGGGAATTTTTATAGCTCTTACATTAAGCAGTAAACTGGTTGTCTTGATCGCGGTTCACTGTTATAAACCATATTGGAATATTggaactgtacttaatattcaaagggttgagcaaatgtcggtgacatacaCTTTCCTGCTGATTTCGATTGTtatgtgaggtttcacgtcccaaaaccaccatatgattatgagagacgccgtagtggagggctccgaaaatttcgaccacctgggcctccttaacgtgcacctaatctgagcacacgggccaacaacatttccgtctccctcagaaatgcaaccgccgcaggcgggattcgaaccagtggccagcgagtcagcagccgataaccttagctactagaccaccgcggcagggcaccgCTGCTGACCTCGGCAGCTGAGTTCTGACTTCTGTGCTTGATGTTCATTATCAAATTATGCAACCACTAATCAAAAACCAACCAAtctattttcaattttgatctttttctgtctcgctgccttaagtttgtttcttttttgcgatGCTTTcttaaaatcatcagttcaacttgtttcgtagaacatgggcatcaacatacatagaccagtgtttcagtaagctgtctcacctgcactagtactcttttatttagcgcatgacacagtgtcatacctcgacaactggtgaacggaaagttgtttgtactcttttattgaagtgAAAAAAGTAACAATGGGACCGCGCATTGCAGTGTATGCCGaaatgcagagagatgtatgatatcttgaataaagcgTGCCTtatagcactggaaaatgttGCCGTTCcagaccatcttgtagaaaaacgatCATCACAAGGCAGTGGGACGGAATGGCGACGCACAAATGCGACGACGTGCAGGCGACGGTGAAGGTGACGCTAGCGCCGGGCGCCCAGCTGGCTTGGAGACGGCAGGGAGGGGGGTTCTCTTTTTGTTTCTGCGCACGCGCTTGTGGCTGAAGGGTTCTGCGTAAGTTCATGCGGGCTCTTGGCGCCAGGCTGGCGCGACAAACAGGGCggctcccccccccttttttttttctctttttgcacCCGCTCCTACCGGCTAGATGCATGACTTCGGCGCCACGCAgatgtcacgggtattttttcATTACTGGGCTTTTTATAAACAGGATTTAAGTCAGTACTCTGGAGCGCACCGCCTGTGTGCCattcgttatccggcacctgactaAGAGTGCAGGTGTCATGGCTCTGacacaacaaaaaaatggcagcatattcatggggtgaaggatggagagtggggcgaagcattcgtccgtccattcggtcttgcttccgtgcgtccatgcgtgcgtatgtgtggccacccgtgcgtccatccacccgtccgtccgtgcagtcatccgtgcgtccgtcaatgcatgtgtctgtgtgtctgttcatccatctattcaacactctaagtaccaccatctcacaatttttcatcatatattcctcatattgaagcaccgccatccagcggacattccaacgactaaacgagaggtggcgcatgcacacttttttacggcttgcgcttcgtgtctacttctcacctttcacCAACTCGAgatcatagtatatactagttcactgtatttgtggtactgcggcccaacgctcgctaaacctttctaaaaccaaggaggttacgcccatcgagtataacgtagcaaccatttcttgtcagatagtgctcaatgtacattcgaATGGCTGCTATCGGGGATGAGAGACAGGTGAACTtgccttttagttaacgcgcacgctgcgaatttttcattgttcaacaacgctcaggagaaatctcccaccggcaccaccttgcaggtcaaagcgtaacacATGTTACGTGCTACGACGAGGGAAGAaggggtgccgctttgaggagcttcgcccctaaaatatacgGATGGCGAGAACCAAAATGACACGAACCTCTGCGTGAATTCAGTAACACACACACAGATACTACAAATGTTgttacttgtgttttttttatgacgggttatcttttattttttttgttatgcGACACTTCTCAAGCGGAGTCTTGCAGGTACATGTTCGACACCGATTGGCGAGATTTCCGTCCGTTATCTCTTTTTAGATTAATATTGTTTCCTGAACCACTGATTCATACCCGTACAATATATTTTTCACGGTTAATAGTGCATCGTGTACCACAACGTGCACAAAATTAACGAAGTACTGCTGTGGTCAATATGCCAAGCATTGCTCCTAGCAAGCAAACTTGCTGCGTGCCCAACAcgtcataaataatcataatttttgtgtactaGGCCAGCATTCCCTAGGCTGTCCTTAGTATTTCTGCGGACAAGCGTTGTATTCGCCACACGCTTGCTAGAAATTTTGGGAatattttatgcagtggctgactacGATGAAGAGTAATGCCTGAAGTAGGTTCgcgccacagttgataggtgATTAAGAACAAATTTTCTCATTGATTTGTGCATGTGATTATCCACTCGTTACGTCATTTGCATTGTGTGTCACCTGGCTGTtcttttgatgttctaaaacccTTTGttagtcatattaacgcgattcctttcacaacatcaaGCCTATCTAAGGCAAATTCGCGCACGAGTCCCAAGCATGGACAtggctcaattttttttctgatttcgtaCAATAGGGGTTACGGAAACCAGCTTAGGGTGGACAACGGCGGCACTGCATGTGACCCATGTTGCGGTCTCATAACACATTTAGCCGTAAAAGTTTTGTTTCTCTGTGCAGAAACATAAAACACTTGTGTATAGCTGTGCTAGCATAACCTTTTAAACAACTGATCATGATTAAAATGGCTGACCACAGTCAGCCATTTTAATCATGAATTCATGATGCTTTATGAGTTTTTAACAGCACCTTTGGTTTTGCTTGATTGTGCTGAATAAAACggatttcatttctttttacaCGTTGCTAATAGAGTGATTGCCAGACTTTATAATGTTACATATCCCTTTAACTGCGCTACATTTTCTGCCACCTAATATTTGAGACTTTAGCTTTTTTTGCATTTATGTTCAACTTTTCACCTTATATACATCTTCAATACTTCTTTATGGACACTGGCGCACAGTTGTTTTCAATATATTTATTGAATAATGCTGCATGTACATCATATGACACTTTATGCAAACAGCAAAAAACTTCAACTTAAAATTCATGTCTATGCTGAGGGCTATTTTTATTGCACCCCTACTCTAAATGACACACCAGGTTTCTTATTGCTATCATTGCGTATGCATAGCATAAAGTCTTCAAGTAAGAAGCAGCTTGGCAAGGCATAGCGACGCTCACTTACACACCACGATCTATAATAATTGAAAAAGAATATTGATGTAAAAAAATCTCAAGAAATAAGCTACATAGAGAAGCCACAGGTCAGAAGGGCTGTCCAATAGAAAGGTTAATGCGTTGACAATTCTTTTTTCACTGCGGTCTCcatatattcttttttttgcaatttaaGGCAAACggactgttcttttttttatcttcgcGTCTCAACTCAGTATTTTATTTTTGCCCGTGGCAAAATAAAGATTACAAAAATCCATTCAAGTCAGAAATACTCCGCAGTGCCACGGTGTcgtattggttttttttttctagttcagGGAACATCAAGTGAGTCGAGACTTCTAGCGCAAAAAGAATACAATCCAACTCATAGCACCATTATTTCAAAGTATTCAAACAAAGCGCAGCTATGTGGAATGATAAACGACAGACCCGGCTCCAATTAAAATGCATACGAAAAATAAAAATGACTGCCGGATTCCTGGAAAGATCGTTCGATTTAAAATCGTAGCCCCCACGTGGCGACCAATAATCCGATGGGAACGAAAAATGGGCGAAAAGCGGGACCCGAACTACCGAACGCGAAGTGCCATGGTGGCCGTGCAGGGAGTAGATCTGGTTCTATTTTTCACCGGATGAAGGCTACACATTGAGGGTATATGTTACATCGTTCGTCGGTCCCTGCGCGTAGGCGCAAGCGCAGTAGACAAGCTGACAAGCTGGTAGAATGGGCGTTTATTTTCAGTGGACGTTGCAATATAAAGACTCAAAGTAAAGAGGGTAAAGGGAAACAAGGTAAGTGAAACAAGAGATAGAAGCTTTGGCT
Coding sequences within:
- the LOC119185326 gene encoding uncharacterized protein K02A2.6, with the protein product MWEFDAFIEEGDEDFASYVERFGHYCKVAGVQDEELKKSAFISTIGKKAYKTLKDLLLPAKPEEKTFEDLVNVLSGHYEPSSRVIAERFKFNRRYQGEGESDAAFAVTLKHMAAKCNYGTFLDDALRDRFVAGLQNSTIQMGLLKRKELTFESACVFAKSVELAERESRGFRPTANTDADIHALKKTGKKPEFASKPKNSSMQSYYRCGQEHDARCCRYRKFKCHLCKRVGHLACMCRRKQPAPGTVHNVSDEASEGTELLLHGVYLVGTEQPYEVEVQIAGQLVKTQVDTGAAVSLVPECVYRQLKQPPKIAKCEMKLKTYGGAKLQVKGQTEVLANYKGQRKILPIIVVPGEKPALLGRDWIANLGMDLNSIHEVRAQPCVDSILSRYASVFSPGLGLIKGYQAKLALKEGSMPVFCKARSVPYAIREPVEHELGNLQKEGVLVPVTRSDWATPLVAVHKPDGTVRLCGDYKLTVNPCVKTDHYPLPAVEDLFTTLAGGKVFTNLDLSTAYQQIEVHPDSRPLLTINSHMGLFQYVRMSYGISSAPAVFQAIMNELLKGLPGVVCYLDDVLITGASHTECLARVEAVLQVLRDHGVKVRKKKCKFFLNSVKYLGRIIDENGVHPCVEKVEAIREAPTPKNISELKAYLGMITFYSNFMPNMSSRLKPLYALLQKDKKWVWSAKEEKAFAESKSILTQASVLTFYDPKKPLGLVCNASAYELAQCCFMS